A region of the Stieleria neptunia genome:
GACGCATACCAGATTGGAGACCAGGATCAAGTCGATGGTGATGAGGGACCGACTTTGATGCATCCAACGTGGTAGACTGCATGGGCCGATAACAACGCGATGCACGACGAGTCACCGAGTCGTGGTTTTTGAAGTGGATGATCACTCGCGGCGACCGCGTGATCGCAGACGTTCCCCGACACCAGAGAGTTTCACATTTTCTTCGATGGTGCCACCCGAACCCAAAGATCGATTTGTAGTACCGAACGCCAGGAAATGGCTTGATGGCGTGTTCGGATTTTCTGCCGATGCTTACATGCAAGACTGGGAGATTGAACTCTCTGATGGCCAGCGGCTACGAGAATTTGTCGAAGCGTACGACACACTCAGTCTTAATGAGGACGAGCGGTTCGCATTGATGGCATTGATAGTTGCATCCGCCCACGACGCCTTGGACTTTCACGGACTAAGGACCGCCGGAACAATTAGTGTCGGTTAATTGGCGAGAATCGATAGTTCCATCTCGGTATTTGTTCGTCAAAAACTGTACGCAGAGCTGCTTTCATTGTTGCGGTCGCGTTCTCACCCGTCTCGTACAACCCTCGCAAGACGTTGACCGTAGTGCGAAGGCCGGTCCGAGTCGATGTGTTCCGCATCAACTTGACAACTGTTTCCAACTTATCGAAAAGCATCCCGGAGCAAGCACGTCCAAGATGCGGAAAAAAACGGCGTTCAATCGGATTGTATTTTGAACAGTAGCTTGGATAGTGGGCTACCCGAATTTCGATGCCGATCGTGTCGACCAACTTTTGAAGGTAGTGCTTGAAGATGTATTTTGAAGCTGAGTTGCTACCGCCGCAATCGCACAATAGCAAAATGGAATTGGTATCCGGATAACAACGTTTCCCTATCCGGTTCCAGTACCATTTGAGGCTATCGGTCGCGAAGCGACTCGTCTCGTGAGAGAGTCCAATGTTGACGTGCCCAGCATTTCGTCCGATGTCGTAGATTCCGTGAGGAATCACAACGCCATCAGCCCAACTCGGAAAGTCGTGGTCGAACGCTTCAATGGGCTCTGTGGTGCGAATGCGACCGGCCCGGTAAAGACGGCCCAGGAATTCTTTGCTTTTTGTGTCGATCGAAAAGACCGGATTGCCGGCAGCCTGATAGCTCTCCACATGTCCTGCGATGAGATCAAACTGCTGCTCGCGATCCGCTGACAAGCCACCGGAAATAGTTTTGATCATTTTTCGAAAACCGATCTTCAAGCTATTCAGCCAAGCGGAGACCGTCTTGTCGCTCACAGGGGTGCCGGCCTCGGCCGCCTTCTCAGCCATTTCAGTGGAGGCCAGGTTTGTGTAAACCACGTCGGGCTCATCAGGATCGCCTCCAACACGAACGCTCAATAGTTCGTTCAGATTGTCTTCGAGGTCGGGATCGGTTTCGATCTTTTTTTTCGTCCAGCACCTGGCCGCCGTATCCTACCTTTCGCCGGATCATTGGAGAGTTGATCGAGCTCAGCGATACCTCGTTCGATGGTGCGAGTCGAGCAGCCCAGTAATTGACTGATGTACGGTACACCTCCTCGCCCGAGACGCTGTGCCTCGACAGCCGCGAACCGACGGCGATCCTTTTCGGACAAGGTTGAATAAAAATCGACTGCTCGCTTGGCAGCCAGATCGTCAAGCTGATTTTCGAATACAAACGCCATCCT
Encoded here:
- a CDS encoding ISAzo13 family transposase translates to MSVRVGGDPDEPDVVYTNLASTEMAEKAAEAGTPVSDKTVSAWLNSLKIGFRKMIKTISGGLSADREQQFDLIAGHVESYQAAGNPVFSIDTKSKEFLGRLYRAGRIRTTEPIEAFDHDFPSWADGVVIPHGIYDIGRNAGHVNIGLSHETSRFATDSLKWYWNRIGKRCYPDTNSILLLCDCGGSNSASKYIFKHYLQKLVDTIGIEIRVAHYPSYCSKYNPIERRFFPHLGRACSGMLFDKLETVVKLMRNTSTRTGLRTTVNVLRGLYETGENATATMKAALRTVFDEQIPRWNYRFSPINRH